Part of the Permianibacter fluminis genome, GCAGGCGCCGGTGGCCTGCAACATCTGCCGCAAAGAGATTCCGCTCAGTGCCGCCATGAACCCGGAAGGCGAGCAATACGTTGAGTATTACTGCGGGCTCGATTGTTACGAGACCTGGTTCCATAAGCGTTGCGAAAGCGAGTACCCCGCCGCGACCGATTATGAGTGGCCGGCGCCGCGGGCCTGGCGCTAGACGCCGGTACCGGTGCTCAGTGGCGCATCCCGACGCCATCTGAGCCGGTTCGAGCTGGAGTGAAAGTACCAATTGCTCCGTCGAGCTTTTGGCGCGGAGCAGCATGGCAAAAAACCGACACAGCTGCTTAGCTAGTCAGTAGCAGTGATTTTGTGGATATCGGGGGTCGGCATGGATGTGCCGCGGCAAACCGCATTCTGGCGCTTGGTGGGCCTGTTCAGCCTGGTCTTCGGCGTGGTCATGCTCGCCACCCTGTTGGTCTGGCAGCAAGTGCGCCAGCAGGATGAGCTGATTGCCGGTCGCCAATTTGCCAGTGAGACCGACCAGCTCAGCACCAGCATCGCCCAACAGCTGCACAACTACGAAGGCGTGTTGCGTAGTGCGGCGGCCTTGTTCGCCGCGTCCGATGCGGTGTCGCGGGCCGAATGGCGTGAGTTCACCGCCGCCTTGCGACTGGATCTGAGTAATCCCGGTTTGCAGGGCATTGGCTATCTGCCGCGCGTGCCAGCGCGCGCGTTGGCTGCCCACATCGCCCAGGCCCACGCCGAAGGGTTGCCGCAGTATCAAGTCACGCCGTTGGCAACCGACCCCGCACACGAATACTTCCCGGTGTTTTATCTGGAGCCCATCGACTGGCGCAATTTGCGCGCGTTCGGTTTTGACATGGGCTCAGAACCGGCGCGCGCCGCCGCGCTGAAACAGGCGCGCGATGAAGGCCGCGCCGTGCTGACCGCACCGCTGATTTTGAAACAGGAAACCGAGCAGGGCATACAGACCGGTGTCGTGATGGTTTGGCCGCTGTATCGGCCGGGCAACAATTCGGAAGATGGTGCCGAACGCGTGCAGGGCTATGTCTACAGTCCGCTTCGGCTCGGTGATCTGTTGACCGGTATTCTGGCCGGGCAGTTGGCGCGTCTGCAGCTGACGCTGACCGACAACGGCGCGATCAGCGCAGCCAATTCCACCAGCTCCTCTAGCGCTGCCAGCAATCCCCATGATTCGGCTGCAAGCACGGCACAAGCGCTACTGTTTCAATCGGCAGCGGCGACGGCGGCGCCACGCTTTAAGTCAACGCAGATTCTCAAGGTGCCCGGTCGGGAGTGGCAGCTGCAGGTGCTCAGCACGCCGCAATTTGAGCAAAGTCTGCCGCGCGGCAATGCCGGTCCGCTGCTGTTGTCTGGCACCTGTGTCGCGCTGTTGCTGGCGCTGCTCGTGGTGTTCTACGCCCGTCAGCGTGAGCGTTTGCACAGCCAGCAAACCCGGCTGACCCAGCAGTTGCAGCAGCGCGAAGAACGCTTCCAGATGCTGATTGATGGCGCGCCCAACGCCATGCTGATCGTTGACGCGGAGGGCCGCATCGAGTGGCTCAATCCGCAGGCCGAACAATTGTTTGGTTACGATCGGGCGTCGCTGCAGAATCAACCGATCGAAGTGCTGCTGCCGGAGCGGTATCGCAATCAGCACAATGGCTGGCGGCGCGGCTTTCAGGCCGCGCCTTCGCCGCGCCAAATGGGCAGCGGTCGCGAGCTGTTTGCCCGGCGTCAGGATGGCAGCGAAGTGCCGGTCGAGATTGGCCTGAGTCCGGTGCAAACCGACGACGGCGTCAAGACCATCGGCTCGATCATTGATCTCAGTGCGCGCCGGCACGCCGAAGAGCGGGCGCGCATGCTGGTCGAGGCCGCACCGAATGCGATTGTGTTGGTCAATGGCAAGGGCCAGATTGAACTGGTCAACAGTCAGACCGAACAATTGTTTGGCTACAGCCGCGCCGAATTGCTTGGCCAGTCAGTGGAGGTGCTGATTCCGGAATCGCTCAGGGAAAAACATCCGGGGCTGCGGGAAAGCTATCACCGGGCGCCCAGCCAGCGGCAAATGGGCAGCAATCGCGAACTGTTCGCCCGACACAAGTCCGGATTTGCCATTCCGGTGGAGGTCGGTTTGGCGCCAATTGTGGCCGGTGGTCAGCGCTCAATTCAAGCGGTGATCATCGACATCACCGCGCGCAAAGCCGCCGAACTTAAACTGCGTGAACAAGCCGAACAACTGGCGCTGGCCAATCGCTACAAATCGGAATTTCTGGCCAATATGTCGCACGAGCTGCGCACACCGCTCAATAGCATCATGATCCTGAGTGAGCAGCTGACCCGCAACCCGGCCGGCAATCTGACCAGCAAGCAAGTCGCGCATGCCGATATCATTCGCCGCTCCGGCGGCGATCTGCTGAACCTGATCAACGACATTCTGGATCTGTCGAAAGTCGAAGCGGGCCGGATGACACTGGTGATGGAGGCCGTCAACATTCGCGAGCTGACGGTGGCGCTGGAAACGTCGTTCCGGCCCTTGGCCGAGGCCAAGAACCTGCAGTTGCGCTTCACTGTGGCCGACGACGTGCCTCCGCTGTGCCAAACCGACCCGCAGCGCCTGCACCAGATTCTGCGCAACCTGTTGTCCAATGCCATCAAGTTCACCGATGTCGGCCGGATTGAACTCAGCATTACTCGCCAGCATGAGGACGTGCCCAGTCGGGTGCTGACGCCGGAAGCGATTTGCATTGCCGTGCGCGATACCGGCATTGGCATTGCGCCTGGTCAGCACGAAACCATTTTTCAGGCCTTCCGCCAGGCCGACGGTTCCACCAGCCGCCGCTTCGGTGGCACCGGGCTTGGCTTGACCATCTCGCGGCAATTGACCGAACTGCTCGGCGGCGTGCTGACGCTTGAGAGTACGCTCGGCGTCGGCAGCGTGTTCAAGTTGTTTCTGCCGCTTAATGCAGTGCCGGTCGCGAACAGCCATTCGACCTTGCAAATCAGTGGCGCCAGCGAAGGTGCGCCGCGCCTGCTGATTGTCGAAGACGATCCGTCATTCGCCCAGATTCTGGTCGATACCGCCAACCATTACGGCTTCACCAGCTATCGCACCGAACGCGGCAGCGAAGCGCTGGAGTTGCTCGAACGGTTGCGGTTTGATGCCATCATTCTGGACCTTTTGTTGCCAGACATCAGCGGCTGGCAAGTGCTGCGCGAAATCCGAAACCGGCCGCAAACGCGCTTGTTGCCAGTGCACATCATTTCTTGCGTGCAACAGCCGATGAGCTGGGATGACGAGAATGTCTGTTATCTGGTCAAGCCGGTCAGTCACGATGAGTTGCACAAGCTGCTGCGCCAGTTGGCGCCAAGCGGTGGCAGTGAGCTGTCGATTCTGCTGGTCGAAGACAATGCCGTTGAACGCGAACATTGCGGTGAAGTGCTGAGCCAATTCGGCGCAATGGTGCATGGCTGTGCCACCGCAGCGGAAGCGCTGGCAGCGTATACGGCTGACGAATATCGCTGTCTGGTCATTGATCTGCAGCTGCCTGACCAATCGGGTTTTGAGCTGTTGCAGCAAATGGCTGAGATCCGACCGCTGACCGGGGTGCACGTCATCATCAACACCGGCATGGATTTGTCGGCCCAGCAACAGCAATGGCTGCGCCAATTCAGCGGCAGCGTCATTCAAAAAGGCGCTCAGGCCGATCAATTGCTGACCCAGGCCGTGCAACCGTTTCTCGGCGCGGTGTTGCCGGCACCGAGTGGCGAGGATCGGGCGGCGCTGCCGTTTACTGCTCGCGATCAGCGCGTGCTGCTGGTCGACGATGATGTCCGCAATATCTACGCCATGTCAGCCTTGCTCGAACAGTTCCAGCTGGAAGTGGAAGTGGCGCGCGACGGTCAGGAAGCCATCAGCGTGCTCAGTCGCGACAGCAACTTTGCTCTGGTGCTGATGGATATGGCGATGCCGGTCATGGACGGTTACACCGCCACCCGAATTCTGAAGCGTGAGCGCAAGCTGCATCTGCCGATTGTCGCGCTGACTGCACATGCCATGAAAGGTGATCGGGAGAAATGCCTGCAGGCCGGCGCCGATGACTATCTGGCCAAGCCGGTCGATGAGGCCGGCATGCGCGAGCTGCTGGCGCGCTGGCTCAGCCCTGGCCAGGAGTGTTGACATGCTGTCGGCAAAAAAACTGAAACACCAACCGGTGCTGCTGCTGGTCGATGACCGGCCAGAAAATCTGGCCAGTCTGGAAGCGGTGCTGGAAGACGGTGAGCGTCAGCTGCTGTCTGCCCAGTCGGGCGAGCAGGCGCTGTCACTGTTGTTAAGTCATGACGTGACGCTGGTGCTGCTCGATGTCCAGATGCCGGGCATGGATGGTTACGAGGTCGCGCGGTTGATGCGCGCCAAGGCACGCACGCGCGACATTCCCATTTTGTTCATTACCGCCACCGAGCGCGACGAGCGGGCGATGCTGCGCGGCTACGAGTCCGGCGCGATCGATTACCTGTACAAACCGTTCAGCCCCGACGTGCTGCAGCGTAAAGTCGCCGTGCTGCAGGAGCTGCAATTGTCGCGGCAGCGGCTTTCACTGATGAACCGAAACCTTGATGAAGCACGCAGCTATTACGCCGCCATTCTCAGTACCGCTGCCGAAGGCATTCTGGTGGTCGATGAGCAGGGCATCATCAGCTACGCCAATCCAGCCGCCTGTCAGTTGCTGGATTGTCCACTGATCATGCTGGAAAGCGAGCCGCTGCAAAAGCTCGCGACAGCACCGGATTCCAATGTGGTGCCATGGGAGAACAGTCTGTTCTTTCAGCATTGGCACAAGAAGATGACTTACCGGGCTCATGACGCCCTGCTGTTCTCGCCAACTGGCCAGCGGCTGCCGGTGACGCTGTCAAGCGCGCCACTGCCGCCACCTCACCGTGGTCTGGTGGTGGTGTTTCAGGATAACCGGGTGCCCAAGCAGTTGCAGGAACAACTGTTGAAGCAGGCGATAACCGATTCGCTGACCGAGTTGTTCAACCGGCACGGCTTTCTGCAGGCGCTGCATGCCGCGGTCGCGCGCAGCCAGCGCAACAGCAAATCGCTGGCGGTGCTGTATCTGGATTTGGACGGGTTCAAACGGATCAACGACACGCTCGGTCACGCCGCGGGCGATCAGTTGCTTCGGCGGATGGCCGAGCGCTTGCGCCGCTGTACCCGCAGCTATGACACGCTGGCTCGGCTCGGCGGTGACGAATTCACGGTGATACTCGACGGCCTCGATAGCCCGGAGGATGCAGCCCGCATCGCGGAAAAAATTCTCGAAACGATAGTCGCACCACTCGAATTACAGGGCCTGCAGATTGCGGTCAGCGTCAGCATCGGTATCGCGACCTGGCCGGATTGCGGCGACAGCGTCGACGCCCTGCTGCAAGCGGCCGATCTGGCGATGTATCAGGCCAAATCGGAAGGCCGCAATCAATACCGATTTTTTACCGCCGAAATGAATGGTCGCGCCCGCGCCCGATTGTTGCTGGAAGAGAGCCTACGCCAGGCGGTCGCCACCGAAGAGTTTCTGCTGCACTATCAACCGCAGCTGATGTTGAGCGACGGTCGTCTGCGCGGCTTCGAAGCCTTGCTGCGTTGGCAGCATCATCAGGCCGGGTTGGTATCGCCCGCTATTTTTGTCCCGTTGCTGGAAGAAACCGGGCTCATCAACAGTATCGGTGGCTGGGTGATTGAACGGGCCTGTCAGCAGCGGCAACGCTGGCAAGCGCAGTTTGCCGGGGATCTGATCATCTCGGTCAATCTGTCGGCCCGGCAATTTGGCATTGCCGAGTTGGTCACCCAAATTGCCCGGATAGTGGAGCAATGCCAGCTGCGACCAAACCAGCTGGAACTGGAAGTCACCGAAAGCTCGCTGATGCAGGATCTGGAGCACAGTCAGCGGGTGCTGCGCGAGTTGCGCCAACAAGGCTTTCGCATTGCCATCGATGACTTTGGCACCGGCTATTCGTCGCTGGCCTATTTGCGCCAGTTTGAAATCGATACCTTGAAAATTGACCGGATGTTTATCGCCAACGCCCTGACCAATGGCAAGGACGCCGCCATCGTCGAAACGCTGATCCAGCTCAGTCATCATCTCGGTATGGAGGTGGTCGCCGAAGGCGTTGAAACCACCGAGCAATTGCGTTGGCTGCAATCGATTGACTGTGATTGCGTGCAAGGCTACTTGTTCGCCAAACCCTTGCCTGAAGCGGAAGCCAGTCGCTATCCGGGACAGGTGTCACTGGCAGATCGCGCCGGCTTGTAAAATTAGCTGACGTTTCATTGCATTTTTTGTGCGCAGAGCGACCGCTGGCGCAGCGCGTCATGTCAGCGCCGCGACGTTGTGGCAGAATTTCCCCGCCACCAGAAAACGTCTCGTCAGGGAGGACGCATGAACAAGGGGATCGGTGCCGGCATGTTGCTGGCCGTTGTCGCCACCTTGCCAGTTGCCGTGCAATCCGCGCACGCGCAAGAGTTGAATCGCGGCACTTCAACACAAGCATCGGCAGCGCCGATATCAGCAACATCAGCAAAACCGGTTCCGGCATTCAATCAGGTTTATCTCAGCACCGATGCCGCTGTTGAAAAGCGTGGCAGCTTTGTGCCGGTGCGCGCTTATCTTGGCCACAGCGATGAAGTGCTGAAGGCCGTTGGCAAGGGGCTGGACCGGTTCAGTTTTTTGCCGCAGTTACCGTACGCCGGTTTCTACCGCGTTTACGCCTGGTGGCCCATCGAGGCGATGGCCGGCACGGCGACCGTGACCGTGATGGATCGCGATGGCAGTCATCGCCAACTCATCGAGCAGCGCAGTGATGGCGGTCAGTGGCGTGATCTGGGCAGTTATGATTTTGCCGCCGGTCCGGCCCGGATCGAGTTTGCCGAAAGCA contains:
- a CDS encoding response regulator, translating into MDVPRQTAFWRLVGLFSLVFGVVMLATLLVWQQVRQQDELIAGRQFASETDQLSTSIAQQLHNYEGVLRSAAALFAASDAVSRAEWREFTAALRLDLSNPGLQGIGYLPRVPARALAAHIAQAHAEGLPQYQVTPLATDPAHEYFPVFYLEPIDWRNLRAFGFDMGSEPARAAALKQARDEGRAVLTAPLILKQETEQGIQTGVVMVWPLYRPGNNSEDGAERVQGYVYSPLRLGDLLTGILAGQLARLQLTLTDNGAISAANSTSSSSAASNPHDSAASTAQALLFQSAAATAAPRFKSTQILKVPGREWQLQVLSTPQFEQSLPRGNAGPLLLSGTCVALLLALLVVFYARQRERLHSQQTRLTQQLQQREERFQMLIDGAPNAMLIVDAEGRIEWLNPQAEQLFGYDRASLQNQPIEVLLPERYRNQHNGWRRGFQAAPSPRQMGSGRELFARRQDGSEVPVEIGLSPVQTDDGVKTIGSIIDLSARRHAEERARMLVEAAPNAIVLVNGKGQIELVNSQTEQLFGYSRAELLGQSVEVLIPESLREKHPGLRESYHRAPSQRQMGSNRELFARHKSGFAIPVEVGLAPIVAGGQRSIQAVIIDITARKAAELKLREQAEQLALANRYKSEFLANMSHELRTPLNSIMILSEQLTRNPAGNLTSKQVAHADIIRRSGGDLLNLINDILDLSKVEAGRMTLVMEAVNIRELTVALETSFRPLAEAKNLQLRFTVADDVPPLCQTDPQRLHQILRNLLSNAIKFTDVGRIELSITRQHEDVPSRVLTPEAICIAVRDTGIGIAPGQHETIFQAFRQADGSTSRRFGGTGLGLTISRQLTELLGGVLTLESTLGVGSVFKLFLPLNAVPVANSHSTLQISGASEGAPRLLIVEDDPSFAQILVDTANHYGFTSYRTERGSEALELLERLRFDAIILDLLLPDISGWQVLREIRNRPQTRLLPVHIISCVQQPMSWDDENVCYLVKPVSHDELHKLLRQLAPSGGSELSILLVEDNAVEREHCGEVLSQFGAMVHGCATAAEALAAYTADEYRCLVIDLQLPDQSGFELLQQMAEIRPLTGVHVIINTGMDLSAQQQQWLRQFSGSVIQKGAQADQLLTQAVQPFLGAVLPAPSGEDRAALPFTARDQRVLLVDDDVRNIYAMSALLEQFQLEVEVARDGQEAISVLSRDSNFALVLMDMAMPVMDGYTATRILKRERKLHLPIVALTAHAMKGDREKCLQAGADDYLAKPVDEAGMRELLARWLSPGQEC
- a CDS encoding putative bifunctional diguanylate cyclase/phosphodiesterase, which translates into the protein MLSAKKLKHQPVLLLVDDRPENLASLEAVLEDGERQLLSAQSGEQALSLLLSHDVTLVLLDVQMPGMDGYEVARLMRAKARTRDIPILFITATERDERAMLRGYESGAIDYLYKPFSPDVLQRKVAVLQELQLSRQRLSLMNRNLDEARSYYAAILSTAAEGILVVDEQGIISYANPAACQLLDCPLIMLESEPLQKLATAPDSNVVPWENSLFFQHWHKKMTYRAHDALLFSPTGQRLPVTLSSAPLPPPHRGLVVVFQDNRVPKQLQEQLLKQAITDSLTELFNRHGFLQALHAAVARSQRNSKSLAVLYLDLDGFKRINDTLGHAAGDQLLRRMAERLRRCTRSYDTLARLGGDEFTVILDGLDSPEDAARIAEKILETIVAPLELQGLQIAVSVSIGIATWPDCGDSVDALLQAADLAMYQAKSEGRNQYRFFTAEMNGRARARLLLEESLRQAVATEEFLLHYQPQLMLSDGRLRGFEALLRWQHHQAGLVSPAIFVPLLEETGLINSIGGWVIERACQQRQRWQAQFAGDLIISVNLSARQFGIAELVTQIARIVEQCQLRPNQLELEVTESSLMQDLEHSQRVLRELRQQGFRIAIDDFGTGYSSLAYLRQFEIDTLKIDRMFIANALTNGKDAAIVETLIQLSHHLGMEVVAEGVETTEQLRWLQSIDCDCVQGYLFAKPLPEAEASRYPGQVSLADRAGL
- a CDS encoding DUF3330 domain-containing protein, with the translated sequence MAESAPQPASTEEQAPVACNICRKEIPLSAAMNPEGEQYVEYYCGLDCYETWFHKRCESEYPAATDYEWPAPRAWR